In Pseudomonas glycinae, the DNA window GAGCAAACAGGCCGAATCGAACCTGATTCTGCCCGAGCATCTGAACGACAACAAAATCATCAACCAGCTGATCGACCTGCACACCCGCGAACCGAGCAAACCGGTGGTGCTGGTCACCAAAGACATCAACATGCGCCTCAAGGCGCGCGCCTGCGGGATCGACGCCGAGGACTACAGCACCGACCAACTGGTCGACGACGTGTCCCTGCTGCCCAACGGCTATCACAACATGACCGGCTCCTTCTGGGACCGCGTGAGCAAGGTCGAAACCCGTCAGGACCACGGCCGCACCTGGCATCAGGTCCAACTGATCGACAACCTGCCCGCCGTGCACATCAACGAGTTCATCATTGATGAGCAGGGCTTCGTCGGCTGGATCAAGGAGATCGAAGAAGACAAGCTGCTGATCCTCGACCTGCACCAGGAACCGCTGTTGCATCAGGAAGCCTGGGGCCTCAAGCCACGGGACATCTATCAGAGCCTGGCGCTGTACGCGCTGCTGGATCCGGACATTCACCTGGTCAACCTGTCCGGCGCCGCCGGCTCGGGTAAAACCATTCTGGCGCTGGCCGCTGCGATCGAGCAGACCATGGTCAGCAAGCGTTATCGCCGCATCATCGCTACCCGCAGCGTGCAGGGCCTGGACCAGGAAATCGGCTTCCTGCCCGGCACCGAAGCGGAAAAAATGGAGCCTTGGCTGGGCGCCATCACCGACAACCTCGAAGCCTTGCACATGGATGACGAAAACACCCATGGCAGCGTCGACTACATCCTCAGCAAAGTGCCGTTGCAGTTCAAATCGCTCAATTACATTCGCGGTCGCAGCTTCCAGCAGAGCCTGATCCTGATCGACGAATGCCAGAACCTCACGCCGCACCAGATGAAAACCATCATCACCCGGGCCGGCGCCGGTTCCAAAGTGGTGTGCCTGGGCAACCTGGCACAGATCGACACCCCTTACCTGTCCGCGACCAGCTCCGGGCTGACTTACCTGACCGAACGCTTCAAGGATTTCCCCAACGGGGTGCACATTACCCTGCAAGGGGTGCCTCGCTCGATCCTGGCCGAATACGCCGAATCGCATCTGTAACCGTCAAACCGAACCGGGCGACTGCAAAGTCGCCCGGTTTTTTATGTGCGCAATTCTGACCCCCAGGTTTACAATCGACGCTCCTGATCAGGAGTAATCCCGTGCTGACTCATCTCGATTCCCAAGGTCGCGCCAACATGGTCGACGTCACCGAAAAAGCCGTGACGTTCCGTGAAGCGACGGCCCAAGCGCTGGTGCGCATGCTGCCCGATACCCTGCAGATGATCGTCAGCGGCGGCCATCCCAAGGGCGACGTGTTCGCCGTGGCGCGCATTGCCGGCATTCAGGCGGCGAAAAAAACCAGTGACCTGATTCCCCTGTGCCATCCGTTGATGCTGACCGGCGTCAAGGTCGAACTCAGCGCCGAAGGCGATGACACGGTACGCATCGTGGCTCGCTGCAAATTGTCCGGGCAGACCGGTGTCGAGATGGAAGCGCTGACCGCCGCCAGCGTCGCCGCGCTGACGATCTACGACATGTGCAAGGCCGTGGATCGCGGCATGACCATCGAAAGTGTGCGCCTGCTGGAGAAAGTCGGCGGCAAGAGCGGGCATTTCCAGGCGGAGCAGCCATGAACCTGACCGTGAAGTTTTTTGCCCGTTACCGTGAGGCGCTGGGCGTGGATTCGGTGAAGGTCGAGGGTGATTTCGCCACCGTCGATGATGTTCGTGCGTTGTTGGCTCAGCGTGAAGGCGCCGATGTGCTCAGCGAGCAGAACCTGATGTGCGCACGCAACGAAGACCTCTGCCAGCTCGACGAGCCGGTGGTGGACGGCGACGAAGTGGCGTTTTTCCCCACCGTGACCGGAGGCTGAGCCATGCGCATTCGGGTGCAGTCCGAACCGTTCGATCCTGGCGCTGAAGTCAACGCGATGCACGCGGCAAATGTCGGCGTCGGCGCGGTGGTGAGTTTTGTCGGCTACGTGCGCGACTTCAACGATGGCCTCGATGTCGCCGGGATGTTCCTCGAACACTATCCGGGAATGACCGAAAAGGCCCTCGGCAAGATCGCCTTGGAGGCCGAGCAGCGCTGGCCGCTGTTGAAGCTGGAAGTGCTGCACCGCATCGGCGCGCTGGAACCGGGCGAACCGATCGTGTTTGTCGCCGCTGCCAGTGCCCACCGCCAAGCGGCGTTTGACGCCTGCGCCTTCGTCATGGATTACCTGAAAACCCGCGCACCGTTCTGGAAGAAAGAGAACACCAGCGACGGCCCGCGCTGGGTCGAAGGTCGCGACAGCGATCATGCGGCGGCGGATCGCTGGAAGCAGTAGATTCTGCGCTGCTCTCCCGGCCCTCTTCGCGAGCAAGCCCGCTCCCACAGGGAAATGCATTCCAATGTGGGAGCGGGCTTGCTCGCGAAGGCGCCATCCGCAACACCGAAAATGCTATGGATTACCTACCTGACCAACAGCAGGAAGCAATCTCTTTTGCCCAATTGACGATTTGTACGTAAAAGTCCAGTATGGATTTACAAGTACAAAAAATCGCCTCGTGCTTGAAGCTCCAGGCTTACCGCTTGCAGCTGCTCTTCTTCGTCTTGCCAAACCAACAACAACCCGCGAGAGAACGAACATGAAGAAATTCCCCCTCATTACCGGTCTGGCGCTGAGCCTGTTGGCGTGCAGCAGCGCGTTCGCCGCCGAGAAAACCCTGCGCATCGGTATCGAAGCGGCGTATCCGCCCTTCGCCTCGAAAACCGACAAGGGTGAAATCGTCGGTTTCGACTACGACATCGGCAATGCCCTGTGCGCGCAGATGCAGGTCAAGTGCGTGTGGGTCGAGGGCGAGTTCGACGGTCTGATTCCTTCCCTGAAAGTGAAGAAAATCGACATGGCGCTGTCGTCCATGACCATCAATGAAGACCGCAAGAAGTCGGTGGACTTCACCCACAAGTACTATTTCACCTCGTCGCGGCTGGTGATGAAGGAAGGCGCGAGCGTCGATGACCAGTACGCCAGCCTCAAGGGCAAAACCGTCGGCGTGCAGCGTGCGACCACCACCGACCGTTACGCCACCGAGGTGTTCGAGCCCAAGGGCATCAACGTCAAACGCTATGGCAACAACGAAGAAATCTACATGGACCTGGCGGCCGGTCGTCTCGACGCGATCTTCGCCGACACCATCCCGCTGAACGACTTCCTGTCGATGCCGCGCGGCAAGGGTTACGCCTTTGTCGGGCCTGAGCTGAAGGATCCGAAATACGTGGGCGAGGGCGCGGGGATTGCGGTGCGCAAGGGCAACACCGAGCTGGTCAGCCAGTTGAACAGCGCCATCGACGGCATTCGTGCCAGTGGCGAATATCAGAAGATTTCCGAGAAGTACTTCAAGTCGGACATCTACGGCGACTGACAGTCCGCCATCGCTGGCAAGCCAGCTCCCACAGAGATTTTTGGTGTACACAAAACCTGTGGGAGCTGGCTTGCCAGCGATGAGGCCGTCAGATTCACCGCAAAATCTTCAGCCCTTCAATTCCTTCAAATGCTTGTAAACCGTCGCCCGCCCCATGTTCAGCACATTGGCCACATAGTTCGAGGCGCTCTTGCCCTTGAATGCCCCCTCGGCGTGCAGCGCCAATACCAGTTCGCGTTTGTGATCGCGGGTCAGCAGGTTCAGGCTCAGTTGCCGCTCGCGTAGCCAGGCGTGCAGGAAAGTGTTGATGCGCTCCTGCCAGTCATCGCGAAACAGCGAGTCCGGTTGCGGAATCAGTTTGCTCGGCGAGAGGAACAGGTCCAGCGCAGCCTTGGCATTCTCGAACAGCGAAATATTCAGGTTGATGCACAGCACCGCCAGCGGATGACCTTCGCTGTCGCGCAGCACGGTGCTCAGGCTGCGAATCTTCTGGCCGTCCCAGTTGAGCTTTTCGTACGGGCCGATGTTCCGTTCGCTGACGTCGTCGCTGAGCATGTCTTCCAGCGACGATTCATCGCCGATCACCCGTTTCGACAGGTTGTTGGCGATGTAGTCGACCTTCTGCGTGCGCAGGTCGTGCAGCACCACTTCGGCGTGGGGAAAGAACAGCGTGGCGATGGCATCGGCGATGGCGTGGTAGTTGTCCAGCGCAGCGTCATGCAGCTCGGGCGTTTGTTCAGGGGCGGTCATAACTGTGAAGCTCCAGGCAACGTCAACGCCCCCGTGATCCGGGGGCGTTGCGAGTGTGCCGCAATCCGTCGGGCGCGTCATCCGGGCGGACGGTCAGGCCAGGCGGGCAGGGGCGAGCATGGCGGCGCTCAGGCCGAATTGCTTGAGGTGTTCGGGCAGCGATTCGCCACGCACCAGCGCCGCGCTGGCCATGCCCATCGCCGGTGAGGTCTGGATACCGTAACCGCCCTGGGCCGCGACCCAGAACAGCCCCGGCACCTGCGGATCGAACCCGGACAGCAAATCTCCGTCAGCCACGAAACTGCGCAGGCCCGCCCAGGTGCGAGTCGGGCGGCGGATGGTCAGGGTCGTCGCTTCCTCGATCTGGTAAATGCCCATGGCGATGTCCAGTTCTTCCGGCTGCACGTCGTGCGGTTCGACCGGGTCGGCGTTGGCCGGCGAGCCGAGGAACATCCCGGCGTCGGGCTTCATATAGAAGGATTCGTCGAGGCTGACCAGCATCGGCCAGTGATGAATGTCCACGCCTTCGGGGCCGGCGAAGATGAACGCCGCGCGACGTTTCGGTTGCAGGCCCAGCGGCTTGGCGCCGGCCAGGGCACCGATCTTGTCGGCCCAGGCGCCTGCCGCGTTGATTACGATGGGGGCGCTGAAGGTCTGGCCGTTGGTCTGCACTTGCCAGATGCCGTCGGCATCGCGGCTCAGTCCGATCACTTCGCAATCGGTCTGCACCTGGCCGTTGTTGCGACGGATGCCGCGCAGATAGCCCTGATGCAGCGCATCGGTATCGATGTCGCTGGCGGTCGGGTCGTAGATCGCGCCATGGACTTTCTCCCGGCGCAGGATCGGCAGCCGCGCGCAGGCTTCATCCGCGCTGAGAAGCTGCATTTCCGGCACCGTGGCTTTGGCGCTGAGGTACTGATTGTTCAGCTCGGCGGCGTCACCCGCGAAGTCGACAGTCATTTCTCCGCGTGGAGTCAGCAGCGGGTGTTCGCAGAAGCCGCTGGGCGGATGGTCGAAGAATTCACGGCTGGCCTGGGTCAGCGCCCGAACCTGCGGAGTGCCGTATGCGGCGGTGAACAGCGCAGCCGAACGCCCGGTCGAGTGATAAGCCGGGTGCGACTCGCGCTCCAGCACCACAACTTTGCCGTGTTGCGACAGCCAGAAACCGGTGGAGGCGCCGGCAATCCCGCCGCCGATGATGATGAAATCTGCATGACTCATGAAAATCTCCGGTGTCAGCGCTGCAATTGATAGACGGCGTTGGCCAGGGCGATGTCTTCCAGGCCCAGACCGATGGAGCGGAAAAACACGTGACGGTGGTAATCGGGGCGCCGCACTTTTTCGCTGAGCAGATCCGCCAGGTCACCGATGATCGCGCTGCTGTCCCAGCCATGCTGTTCGCCGGCAATCAGCATCTCGCCGGCCGAGCCCGGGGTGGTCAGACGATAGTCGCAGAACACCTGCATGTCGTTGAGGCTTTGCGGTGGCACTTCATGGGCGCGCGGTGCGTTGGTGCTGATCGAGGTGATCAGCGCCGGTTTGCTCAAGGTTGCCGGGTCGATCACCGGGCCCGCGGACGAGGTGCAGAGCATGATCACATCTGCGTCGGCGATGGCGGCTTCGCGGCTGTCGGCGATGCTCACCCGTGGATCGAGGGCTTGCAGCTGGCGGGCGGTTGCCGGGTCTTCGCTCAAGGTCGGCGAGTACACGCTGATGTTCTGCCAGTCGCGCAACATCTTGACGTAATGCAGGTGCGCCTGGGCGACCTTGCCGCTGCCGATGATTGCCAGACGCGTGGCGTCCAACGGGGCGAGGGCATCGACCGCCACGGCCGTGGTCGCAGCGGTACGGGCAGTGGTCAGTTCGCCGGCATCACAGAGCAGCAGCGGCTGGCCGGTCTGCATCGACATCAGCAGCGTCCACGCCGTCACCAGCGGGCCTTGTTCGCGAACGATGTACGGCGATGTCTTGACCCCGTACACGCCGTCTTTCGCCAGCACGCCCAGATAGTTGATGAAGTCTCCGGCGCCCTGGGGGAATTCCACCCATTGCTGCGCCGGTTGCACTGCGTGCCCGGCCGCCAGATCGCGGAACAGCTTGCGCAGGATCTGCGGCACATCGATCCGGGCCAACAGCTCGCGGGCCTGGGTTTGGTCGATCACGTAAGGCGTACTGGACATGTCGGACTCCGCAGATTGTTTCTAAACTAATTTGTCCATTATGGACTTTTAGTTTTATTGAACAATATCCGGGCGAAAAAAAAAGCGCAGTCCGTTGCCGGCTGCGCTTCTCGTTTTGGCGGCGCTTACTGTGGACGCTTGCGCTCAACCGCCCGCAATAGATGGGTCGGCGGCGTTTCACAGCTGATCTTGCGACCGAGTTTTTCTTCGATGGACGGCAACTGATAGGAGTCGTCTTCACCGGCGAAGCTGATCGACACGCCATCGGCGCCGGCCCGACCGGTACGGCCGATGCGGTGCACGTAGTCGTCCGGGACTTCCGGCAGAGTGAAGTTGATCACGTGGCTGATGCCGTCGATGTGGATACCGCGACCGGCCACGTCGGTGGCGACCAGCACCCGGATCTTGCCTTCGCGGAAGCCTTCCAGCGTCTTGATCCGCTTGTGCTGCGGCACGTCGCCGGACAGTTGCGCGGCGTTGATGCCGTCGCGTACCAGGCGTTCTTCGATGCGGCGCACTTCGTCCTTGCGATTGGCGAACACGATGACCCGCTCCCAGCCGTTATCGTTGACCAGGTTGAACAGCAGTTTGTATTTGTCGGCACCGGCCACCGCGTAGATGTGCTGCTCGACGTTTTCGTTGGCCACGTTGGTGACTTCGATTTCGACGATCGCAGGATCGGTGGTCCACTGCTTGGCGAGGTTCATCACGTCATCGGTGAAGGTCGCGGAGAACAGCAGAGTCTGGCGTTCGCTTTTCGGCGGGGTCTGGCGAATGATCTGCCGGACCTGCGGGATGAAGCCCATGTCGAGCATGCGGTCGGCTTCGTCCAGCACCATCACTTCGACCATGTCCAGGTGCACGTCGCCGCGCTGGTTGAAGTCGAGCAGGCGGCCCGGGGTCGCGACGAGGATGTCGCAATGGCGCGCTTCGAGGTGCTTGAGCTGCTTGTCGAAGTCCATCCCGCCGACGAAGGTCATGACGTTGAGACCGGTGTACTTGGTCAGGTCGGCGGCGTCCTTGGCGATCTGCACCACCAGCTCGCGGGTCGGCGCGATGATCAGCGCCCGTGGCTCGCCCATGTAGCGCTCTTTCGGCGGCGGGGTCTGCAACAGCTGGGTGATGATCGAGATCAGGAACGCGGCGGTCTTGCCGGTGCCGGTCTGGGCGCGGCCGATGGCGTCTTTGCCGGCGAGGGTATAACCCAGCACCTGGGCCTGGATCGGTGTGCAATACGGGAAACCCAGGTCGTGGATGGCGTGCATCAGTTCCGGGGCGAGTTTGAAATCGTGGAAGCGGGTCTTGCCTTCCTGCGGCTCGACGACGAAGTCTTCGAGTTTCCAGGGAATCACCGGCGCCTTGGGCTTGGGTTCGCGACGTGGTTTGGCCGGTTTCGGTGTTTCGCTGCGGGCCGGCTCGGTGGCGGGCGCGGCAGCTGAAGCGGGTTTCGGTTCTTGCTTTGGGGGCGTGGCGGGCGTCTGGCGGTCGGCCTGGCTGGCATCGTTGCGATGACCGGGGGCGTGCGACGGCGCAGTGGGGACTGGCGCGAGCTGCTCAGCCTCGCTTTTACCGAACATTTTCTTGAGTGCTTTGAGCACGGTCATCTCATCAATTGGTTAAGGAATGTACGCCGGCCAGTGTAATGCAAGAAACGGGCGCGGCGTAGTGGGATGATCAAAGGGCGACCCCTGTCGCAATTGTCAGCGCAGGCGTTCGCTCAACCATGTGCCGATGTCGCGAATTTCTTCGGGTAACACTTCGTGCTCCATTGGGTATTCCTGCCATGTCACGGTGACACCATGGGCCTTGAGATACTCATAAGCCGTGCGTCCCATCGAGTTCTGCACCACGTTGTCGAACTGGCCGTGCAGCGCCAGCACCGGAATCCGCTGCTGGCTGGCGGACAACTCCAGTTCATCGCTGAAGGTCGGCGCGTATGTCGATAGTGCCAGTACCCCACCCAATGGCCCTTGCCACTTCAGGAATGCGGTGTGATAGACCACGGCGCCGCCCTGGGAGAAACCGGCGAGGAAAATCCGCGAGGCGTCTATTCCGCTGCTTCGCTGTTCTTCGATCAAGTCGATGATGCGGTCGGCGGATGCTTCCAGCTCATTGCGGTCGATCGCCCGGGCCGGGCTCATCGCCTTGATGTCGTACCAGCTCGGCATGGCATATCCGCCATTTATTGTCACCGGACGGGTCGGCGCCTGGGGCAGGACGAAACGCGTGCTCAGCAGGCTTTCCTGAAGCGCTTCGGCCACCGGCAGGAAGTCGTAGCGGTCGGCGCCGAGGCCGTGCAGCCAGATCACGCAGGCGTCTGCGGGCTTAACAGGCTGAAGAATCAAGGGCTCGGTCATGGCTGCTCCAATTGTGTGCGGGCGCTCTCATTGAGTGCGTGATTTGCGTGCGCGCCCGGTTGATCCGTTAAGAAGATGTCGCAAGGCTGCAAGTTTTGCTATTGACCTGTCACTCAATCGCTTCAGCAGCCGGTGTGGTACGGGCTTTGCTATGAGGTAGTCGTGCAATCGATCTCGCGCCTGGCGGTAACACTATCAGTGAACGCCTGGCGACGGGATAGCAAAGAATCCGGTGATGGATGTTCGCCAATGGCCGCAACGGGCTTAGCGAACGTGAAAGGGCTACCGCCCGTTCGGCCGACTGGTGAGAAGTGAGTTGTCCATGATGTGGATTGTCTCCTACTAGACTCATAGCGAAGGTCCTGCGTCGGTTGACCCCAAAAAAAGCCAACACGGGTCAACAACGCCTCAAAAGGGTGCGACTGGACTCAAGCTCCGACACAACAAGAGCAAAACTGGAGGTTTGAATGAAGATGTTGAAATCCACGCTGGCGATCGTGACTGCTGCTGCAGTACTGGGTGTCAGCGGGTTCGCTCAGGCGGGTGCAACCCTGGATGCAGTGAAGAAGAAAGGATTCGTGCAGTGCGGCGTCAGCGATGGCTTGCCAGGCTTCTCGGTTCCGGATTCCACCGGCAAGATCGTGGGTATCGATGCTGACGTCTGCCGCGCCGTGGCCGCTGCCGTGTTCGGCGATGCGACCAAGGTCAAGTTCAGTCAGCTGAACGCCAAGGAGCGTTTCACCGCGCTGCAGTCGGGCGAGATCGACATTCTGTCGCGCAACACCACCATGACCAGCTCCCGTGACGCGGGCATGGGCCTGAAATTCCCGGGCTTCATTACCTACTACGACGGCATCGGCTTCCTGGTAAACAACAAGCTGGGCGTGAAGAGTGCCAAAGAGCTGGACGGTGCAACCATCTGCATCCAGGCCGGTACCACCACCGAGTTGAACGTTTCCGACTACTTCCGCGGCAACGGTCTGAAATACACCCCGATCACTTTCGACACCTCCGATGAAAGCGCCAAGTCGCTGGAATCCGGTCGTTGCGACGTGCTGACCTCCGACAAGTCCCAGCTGTTCGCCCAGCGCAGCAAGCTGGCTTCGCCGAAGGACTATGTAGTTCTGCCGGAAACCATTTCCAAGGAACCACTGGGCCCGGTCGTGCGTAACGGCGACGACGAGTGGCTGGCCATCGTGCGTTGGGTTGGCTACGCGCTGCTGAACACCGAAGAAGCAGGCATCACTTCGAAGAACGTCGAAGCTGAAGCCAAAGCGACCAAGAACCCGGATGTCGCTCGTATGCTCGGTGCAGACGGCGAATACGGCAAAGACCTGAAACTGCCGAAGGACTGGGTCGTACAAATCGTCAAGCAAGTCGGCAACTACGGCGAAATCTTCGAGAAAAACCTCGGCAAGAGCACTCCGCTGGAAATCGACCGCGGCCTGAACGCGCTGTGGAACAACGGCGGCATTCAATACGCACCACCAGTGCGCTGATGGTTCTGTCACCCGGCAGGCCAACTGCCGGGTGACGTTCTGTTCCATTATTTCCGGGGCACTTCATGCAAAATTCAATCGGCGCACCAAAGCAGAGGCTCAGCCTCAGCGATCCACGAGTGCGTGCGTGGGTATTTCAGATCATCACCATCGTGGCGGTGGTCTCCCTGGGCTGGTATCTGTTCGATAACACCCAGACCAACCTGCAACACCGGGGTATCACTTCGGGGTTCGACTTTCTCGAGCGCAGTGCCGGGTTCGGCATCGCTCAACACCTGATCTCCTACACCGAAGCGGACAGTTATGCCCGGGTGTTCGTCATCGGCCTGCTCAACACGCTGCTGGTGACGTTCATCGGTGTGATCCTGGCCACGATCCTCGGCTTCATCGTCGGCGTGGCACGTCTGTCGAAGAACTGGATCATTTCCAAACTGGCAACGGTGTACGTGGAGGTTTTCCGTAACATCCCGCCACTGCTGCAGATCCTGTTCTGGTACTTCGCGGTGTTCCTGACCATGCCGGGGCCGCGCAACAGCCACAACTTCGGCGATACCTTCTTCGTCAGCAGCCGTGGCCTGAACATGCCGGCCGCGCAAATGGCCGACGGCTTCTGGGCGTTCGTGGTCAGCATCGTGGTGGCCATCGTCGCCATCGTGCTGATGAGCCGCTGGGCCAACAAGCGCTTTGAGGCCACTGGCGAGCCATTTCACAAGTTCTGGGCAGGCCTGGCGCTGTTCCTGGTGATCCCGGCGCTGTGCGCGCTGATCTTCGGTGCACCTGTGCACTGGGAAATGCCGAAGCTGCAAGGCTTCAACTTCGTCGGTGGCTGGGTGCTGATTCCGGAACTGCTGGCCTTGACCCTGGCGTTGACGGTGTACACCGCAGCGTTCATCGCCGAGATCGTGCGTTCGGGCATCAAGTCGGTCAGCCATGGCCAGACCGAGGCGGCGCATTCGCTCGGCCTGCGCAACGGCCCGACCCTGCGCAAGGTGATCATTCCGCAAGCGCTGCGGGTCATCATCCCGCCGCTGACCAGCCAATACCTGAACCTGGCGAAGAACTCCTCGCTGGCGGCCGGTATCGGTTATCCGGAGATGGTTTCGCTGTTCGCCGGCACCGTGCTGAACCAGACCGGTCAGGCGATCGAAGTCATTGCCATCACCATGAGCGTGTACCTGGCGATCAGTATCAGCATTTCCCTGCTGATGAACTGGTACAACAAGCGCATCGCGCTGATCGAGCGGTAAGGAATAGCGCATGAGTACTCATACTTTCAAACCCGACATGCCACCGCCGGCCAAGGTCTTCGGCCCGATGGCGTGGATCCGCGCGAACATGTTCTCCAGCTGGCTCAATACCCTGCTGACCCTGTTTGCGTTCTACCTGATCTACCTGGTGGTGCCGCCGATCCTCAGCTGGGCGATCCTCGATGCCAACTGGGTCGGCACCACCCGCGCCGACTGCACCAAGGATGGCGCCTGCTGGGTCTTCATCCAGCAGCGTTTCGGCCAGTTCATGTACGGCTACTACCCGCCGGAACTGCGCTGGCGCGTGGACCTGACCGTGTGGCTGGCGGTCATCGGCGTGGCGCCACTGTTCATCAAGCGCGTGGCGCACAAGGCGGTGTACGGCCTGAGCTTCCTGGTGGTCTACCCGATCGTTGCCTGGTGCCTGCTGCATGGCGGCGTCTTCGGCCTCGACACCGTGGCGACCAGCCAGTGGGGCGGTCTGATGCTGACTTTGGTGATCGCCACTGTCGGCATCGCCGGTGCGTTGCCGCTGGGGATTGTCCTGGCGCTGGGCCGGCGTTCGAACATGCCGGCGATTCGTGTGGTCTGCGTGACCTTCATCGAGTTCTGGCGCGGCGTGCCGTTGATCACGGTGCTGTTCATGTCCTCGGTGATGCTGCCGCTGTTCCTGCCCGAAGGCATGAACTTCGACAAGCTGCTGCGGGCGCTGATCGGCGTGATCCTGTTCCAGTCGGCGTACGTCGCCGAAGTGGTGCGCGGCGGTCTGCAAGCGATCCCCAAAGGCCAGTACGAAGCCGCGGCCGCGATGGGCCTCGGTTACTGGCGCGCCATGGGCCTGGTGATTCTGCCGCAAGCCCTGAAGCTGGTGATTCCCGGCATCGTCAACACCTTCATCGCGCTGTTCAAGGACACCAGCCTGGTGATCATCATCGGCCTCTTTGACCTGCTCAACAGCGTCAAGCAAGCCGCTGCCGATCCGAAATGGCTGGGCATGGCCACCGAAGGCTACGTGTTCGCCGCCCTGGTGTTCTGGATTTTCTGTTTTGGCATGTCGCGCTATTCCATGCACCTGGAACGCAAGCTCGACACTGGCCACAAGCGTTAGGAGTTTTTTCGATGAGCGAAGCAATCAAAAAGCCAGTGGGCCCTGAAGGCATCATTCAGATGCAGGGCGTGAACAAGTGGTACGGCCAGTTCCACGTGCTGAAAGACATCAACCTCAACGTGCGTCAGGGCGAGCGTATCGTGCTGTGCGGTCCGTCGGGTTCCGGCAAATCCACCACCATCCGCTGCCTCAACCGTCTGGAAGAGCACCAGCAGGGCCGCATCGTGGTCGATGGCGTGGAGCTGACCAACGACCTCAAGCAGATCGAAGCGATCCGCCGTGAAGTCGGCATGGTGTTCCAGCACTTCAACCTGTTCCCGCACCTGACCATCCTGCAGAACTGCACCCTGGCGCCGATGTGGGTGCGCAAGATGCCCAAGCGCAAGGCCGAGGAAATCGCCATGCATTACCTGGAGCGCGTACGCATTCCGGAGCAGGCGCACAAGTATCCGGGACAGCTGTCCGGCGGTCAGCAGCAGCGTGTGGCGATTGCCCGCGCGCTGTGCATGAAGCCGAAAATCATGCTGTTCGACGAACCGACCTCGGCACTCGACCCGGAGATGGTGAAAGAGGTACTCGACACCATGATCGGCCTGGCCGAAGACGGCATGACCATGCTCTGCGTGACCCACGAAATGGGCTTCGCCCGCACCGTGGCCAACCGCGTGATCTTCATGGACAAGGGCGAAATCGTTGAACAGGCGGCGCCGAACGACTTCTTCGACAATCCGCAAAATGATCGGACGAAGCTGTTCCTGAGTCAGATCCTGCATTGAGATCTGATGCATAAAACCAACCCGGCCTTGTGCCGGGTTTGTTTTCTGAGGGTCAGGAAACGGTGAGGGTTTCGTGTTCTTTGTGCTCGGTATACTTGAAGGCGTTCCTCAGATCCGCCCCTTCACCCAAGGCTTTCGCATCGGCGAGCAAGTGCGGATAGCGATCGAGCAGGCGCATCAGCAGCATCAACGCCTTCGGCGGAAGC includes these proteins:
- a CDS encoding PhoH family protein codes for the protein MDDHGRSPSSNQPILYVLDTNVLIHDPNALLNFEEHHVAIPMTVLEELDKLKSGHHSVAAECRQAIRLIDKTLGDASPDDVEQGVPIQRGKGGPKGLLSILMSKQAESNLILPEHLNDNKIINQLIDLHTREPSKPVVLVTKDINMRLKARACGIDAEDYSTDQLVDDVSLLPNGYHNMTGSFWDRVSKVETRQDHGRTWHQVQLIDNLPAVHINEFIIDEQGFVGWIKEIEEDKLLILDLHQEPLLHQEAWGLKPRDIYQSLALYALLDPDIHLVNLSGAAGSGKTILALAAAIEQTMVSKRYRRIIATRSVQGLDQEIGFLPGTEAEKMEPWLGAITDNLEALHMDDENTHGSVDYILSKVPLQFKSLNYIRGRSFQQSLILIDECQNLTPHQMKTIITRAGAGSKVVCLGNLAQIDTPYLSATSSGLTYLTERFKDFPNGVHITLQGVPRSILAEYAESHL
- the moaC gene encoding cyclic pyranopterin monophosphate synthase MoaC is translated as MLTHLDSQGRANMVDVTEKAVTFREATAQALVRMLPDTLQMIVSGGHPKGDVFAVARIAGIQAAKKTSDLIPLCHPLMLTGVKVELSAEGDDTVRIVARCKLSGQTGVEMEALTAASVAALTIYDMCKAVDRGMTIESVRLLEKVGGKSGHFQAEQP
- a CDS encoding MoaD/ThiS family protein, producing MNLTVKFFARYREALGVDSVKVEGDFATVDDVRALLAQREGADVLSEQNLMCARNEDLCQLDEPVVDGDEVAFFPTVTGG
- the moaE gene encoding molybdopterin synthase catalytic subunit MoaE, with product MRIRVQSEPFDPGAEVNAMHAANVGVGAVVSFVGYVRDFNDGLDVAGMFLEHYPGMTEKALGKIALEAEQRWPLLKLEVLHRIGALEPGEPIVFVAAASAHRQAAFDACAFVMDYLKTRAPFWKKENTSDGPRWVEGRDSDHAAADRWKQ
- a CDS encoding ABC transporter substrate-binding protein, producing MKKFPLITGLALSLLACSSAFAAEKTLRIGIEAAYPPFASKTDKGEIVGFDYDIGNALCAQMQVKCVWVEGEFDGLIPSLKVKKIDMALSSMTINEDRKKSVDFTHKYYFTSSRLVMKEGASVDDQYASLKGKTVGVQRATTTDRYATEVFEPKGINVKRYGNNEEIYMDLAAGRLDAIFADTIPLNDFLSMPRGKGYAFVGPELKDPKYVGEGAGIAVRKGNTELVSQLNSAIDGIRASGEYQKISEKYFKSDIYGD
- a CDS encoding helix-turn-helix transcriptional regulator, whose protein sequence is MTAPEQTPELHDAALDNYHAIADAIATLFFPHAEVVLHDLRTQKVDYIANNLSKRVIGDESSLEDMLSDDVSERNIGPYEKLNWDGQKIRSLSTVLRDSEGHPLAVLCINLNISLFENAKAALDLFLSPSKLIPQPDSLFRDDWQERINTFLHAWLRERQLSLNLLTRDHKRELVLALHAEGAFKGKSASNYVANVLNMGRATVYKHLKELKG
- a CDS encoding NAD(P)/FAD-dependent oxidoreductase, whose protein sequence is MSHADFIIIGGGIAGASTGFWLSQHGKVVVLERESHPAYHSTGRSAALFTAAYGTPQVRALTQASREFFDHPPSGFCEHPLLTPRGEMTVDFAGDAAELNNQYLSAKATVPEMQLLSADEACARLPILRREKVHGAIYDPTASDIDTDALHQGYLRGIRRNNGQVQTDCEVIGLSRDADGIWQVQTNGQTFSAPIVINAAGAWADKIGALAGAKPLGLQPKRRAAFIFAGPEGVDIHHWPMLVSLDESFYMKPDAGMFLGSPANADPVEPHDVQPEELDIAMGIYQIEEATTLTIRRPTRTWAGLRSFVADGDLLSGFDPQVPGLFWVAAQGGYGIQTSPAMGMASAALVRGESLPEHLKQFGLSAAMLAPARLA
- a CDS encoding ornithine cyclodeaminase family protein, with the translated sequence MSSTPYVIDQTQARELLARIDVPQILRKLFRDLAAGHAVQPAQQWVEFPQGAGDFINYLGVLAKDGVYGVKTSPYIVREQGPLVTAWTLLMSMQTGQPLLLCDAGELTTARTAATTAVAVDALAPLDATRLAIIGSGKVAQAHLHYVKMLRDWQNISVYSPTLSEDPATARQLQALDPRVSIADSREAAIADADVIMLCTSSAGPVIDPATLSKPALITSISTNAPRAHEVPPQSLNDMQVFCDYRLTTPGSAGEMLIAGEQHGWDSSAIIGDLADLLSEKVRRPDYHRHVFFRSIGLGLEDIALANAVYQLQR